The stretch of DNA GTTCTTTAAGGCATTACTTCAGAAAAGGAGCAGTTTTTACGAAAATCACAGAAGCACAAATACCACGGAAACCCCTGCCTTGTTCCCCACAGTCACCTCACCCACAGCACGTTCgaataaattatttattgtgTCCAGCTCTGTGAAAAAGCCCCATTTCAGGCCCTGTGAGGGGCATTATTTTGCATAGGTCACACATGGAAAAAGTGgggttgttttcagtttctcacGCTGCAGATGTGTTTATTGGAAACCCAGCGTGCTGGGGGGGCTGCTGCATGTTCAGACAGGACTGAACTTCCTCTGTCTGTGTCCTGAGCTGTCTGGAACCAACTCAGCTCCGACCTGAAAGGACCACAGCTGTGTCCTAACAGGTTCTGCTTTCTTTCGGcatttattttgggttttttttcaagtattttttgaGCATATTCAAGTACAGCAGAATGTTAATCCCATTAATCCCACATCTTTCTCATCCTTCTCTGATGGAATTTGATGTGGCTGAAGGGGTCCTGGGCCTGTTTCCAATGCTGGGCCTGTTTCCAACACCCACATTCTTCAACTGACAAGTGGCATCACCACCAAACTTTACCCACACACGGGAGGGAGTCATTTCAGAACAGAATCTTCGACCTTCACTGCATCAAAAGCCTCAGGCATGTCTGGGCATGACTTGTCTCCTTTCCCCACATCATGTTCAGTGCTTTTGCTTGCTCACTAACCCGTATTTTGTCAGCCAGGTTACATGAAccagaaaagttttgaaaacttttttcagGGTTTCAGGATGAACACATGTGGTTAAAGTGAAGTTTCACAACTGAGCTGGTGAGCTGCAGACTGAAGTAACTGAAAGACACCAAAATAGGGTTGttgtcatttattttattgagaAGGTTTAATATATGGGAATATGATCAGTTCTAAACTTGGCTTGAACTGAGCTTTAGTGGCAGTGGTGGAATTATCCCTCTCGTGCAGTGTGCTGGGTGTCTGCCACACTGGGGGCTGCACTTTGCTCCCCAAGTAAATCCATCCTTCCCCTGGACTTCAAACAGGAATCCATGTGTACCTGAGCACGGAAGAGGGAATCCTGCAGGGTACCTTCAGGCACTGAACTGAGGCACAGTGCTCTCCTGCTTCTTCAGAGGGGGATGTAGAGCAACATAAGCCTGTTCTAACTAAATAAAATTTAGTGCAGTGTCTGTCCTACTGCTGGATTTGGAGATAATGGACTCATTTGCATACCCAACTCAGCGTTTATTACTGTGAGAACAATGCTGACCCTTTTAAATTCTTGTCTTTTTGGTTCCTACTGTAAATTACTGGAACGTGCAGAGAACTTCTTCTTTCCATTATGTGCTTTACCTTACCAGAACTTGGTCAAACacatcaggaaaagaagaagaagaattcAAGGGTGTCTAAAATTTCAGAATTGTTCCCCAAAAGTGCATTTAGCCTGGAATGTCTCTCCTCTCTCCATCACcatctctttctgtctctgtaaCAGGTTTATGCCTCAATCCCCAGAGCTTTCCCTCGCCGCTTTGTTCTCCCTCTGCACGTGGATTCAGACACACCCGTGGGGAAAAACCTGAACCCACTGCCTTATACCCTGGCAAGGGCTGTGAAGGATGCAGATGGCAAGGTGTGTATAAATAATGCACATTTACGCAGCAGATGCTGCCCCGTGCCTCAGAGCTTTAACCACCTCCTCGTTGTGCAGTGGTTGATGGGACCACTGAGCTCTCCTGCCCTGTCCAAGCTGAACCAACCCTGCTGTAACGCACATTTCTCCAGGTCTGGTGCACACACGAAAATCTCCACCCTGAGGGCTTTGAGAAAGTTGGGGGCCTGGAGTTCCCCCAGATCAATTACGCTCGGTACAACGGCAGGAGGTACCGGTACTTCTACGGGTGTGGATTTGGGCACTTGGTTGGAAATTCCTTGATCAAGGTTGATGTGGAGACCAAGAATTTCAAGGTGAGGTGAAGTCAGCTTATCGAGTCCTTCCACTGAACTGGATTTGAAGATGTGTCATTTACTGGGGGCTTTAGGGCTTTGTCCAGATGGGTCTGGGATGAGATTCCCAATTTCATCCCTCACCTGGCACCTTACGAATATGGCACAGTCACCAAACAGGAGAGGATGGCACCATCACACTCCTGGAatgaaaagaattaattaaaagttGAACTCTTTAAGTTTCTTGGGGCACAGAATATTTCCAGGTGCCTTTGTGGGGAGCACTCTAAGTTGTAACTCTGTTCCCTGTAGTAGACAAGTACTAATGAAATGAAGCTCATCCATGTGTTCCTGAAGCTCATCCATATGCTCCTGTGCTTGCTAGATTTGGCAGGAGGAGGGATCCTACCCGTCAGAGCCTGTCTTTGTGCCAGTGCCTGATGCCACGGCGGAGGACAGCGGAGTCATCCTGTCTGTGGTGGTCTGCCCTGCTGAGGTAACTTGCTGTCAGTAGTTTGTCAAAGTCACACAGCATTAATACACTTTTTAAACCCCAGAACTGGCTTTGAGGCTCCCTGGCAGACAGCTCCTTGCTCCCCAAGGGGTATTGCTCTGCCATGCCCAAGCACAGGCAGTGCAAGTGGGGGTTGTCCTTGGAATGTCTGTGTTTGCCAAGTGGAACCTGTGAGTCGCAGTGCTCCTGTCCCACAGGTTTGGTCTCCATGGCCTGCTTGTACCTTTGTGTGCAAGCACAGTAGTTCAGCCTGGACACTCACtctgcctttctcttcctcctgcagaaCCAAAGTGCTTTCCTGCTCGTCCTGGATGCAGAGACCTTCCAAGAGCTGGGGCGAGCAGAAGTTGGGGTGCCAATGCCTTACGGATTCCACGGTATCTTCACTGCCCACTGATGGGGACCACCTGGGCACCTCCTGGGACTCAGGGCCGAGCCAGGCTCAGAAAAAACCTCTTCTACTTTCGCCTCTCACCTTTCCATCATGTCTGGGATGGAGGAACTGCTTTTTCTCTACCATAACCTCCTGTTTTCCTAACAAAATACAAccaaggaaggcagaagcccctTCACTCCCACAGCCCATTGCtttatctccatttttcttACTATCTTGCTAGACCAGCTATAGCAGCAGTTCACAAAGAATGCCAGGTTCAGGCTTGCAAGGGAGAAAATGGAAACTGAGATGATCAACCCCTTCCTTTGGCAGCAGTGTGCtttgaggggaagagaaaatcGGTGCTTGGGGCTGTGACTTTGCCTGAAATATGTAAAGCAGAAGAGAGGAGTAAAACCCAACAGGTGGGCCCAGTGAAGGGGTGTAAATCCCCCCGCACTGCATCAAGGTTGCCTTCAGTGGACTGCAGAGGGTAGGTGCAGACACTCCCAGAAGCTGTGCTTGTGCTGTTCTCTGTACAATAGCAGTGCTCTCAAATAAAGCCTTgggaagtttttcctttctttccctgccctTGCACAGTCTCATAGATGTGGGAGACACATCTCCAGAGCAGGatacagctctgctggctgacagttcctgctctcctcccagtTCAACCAGTAGGGAACACCAGTAGGAAACACGGAGCGCTCCACTGTGGGTTTAAGCAGAGCAGAACAAACTCCAGCCCCGTGTCATCCAggcttctccagctgctgagctcGGGGGTGCAGGTGGGTGGGTGAAAAGTGAAGACTTGCAGGAGTTCTGTTCATTGTGAGAAGCCTAAATAATTACTTGAATAATTTCCTTAAGTAATAAACGAGCCATTTTGCCATCGGGGCTTTACATCCGCTGACCTTCCTTCACCTTAATACAAGtcttgggaaaaggaggaggattttaccccaggggctgctgctctgggaggggcagaggaggctcaggcCAGAGCTGGTGGAAGCCACTAGATGGCAAACAGCTCCCGTTCCTGCCGCTCCAGGAgtgccctgcagcctcctctgggTCACGGCCACCTCCTGCCCTCCGGGAGCCTGTCCCCCGGGGGAACAGCCCCAGCGAGGCCTCGTCCCCAGGACCTGCCACAGAATGATGCTAAGAAGGGTTTAACAGAGTTCAGGCATCATTggttctctttttaaaatgcctttttttttttttttttcttttctcgtTGAGGTGGGAAGCGAAAAGGAGTCAGAGGCTCACGGGCAGCCTTGTGTGAATtacagcagccagggcagcgctgctcagcagaagggcaggggaggagggaggtcctgcagtgctgtccctaaagctgcagtttttaaagccgtgcttcagcagcacacaaccctgcctgggctgggcacaCGGGCGGTGCTCCACCACAGCTCCTTTTGATCCTGTTCCTCTCACACAGAGATCCTGCCCCGCAGCTCGGAGTTCTCCCACCCTgacaaactgacagagtcaCTCCGTTATCCCCAggaattcccaggaattcccaggAATTAAAGGAATATACATTCAAACCCTTGCAGCACTGAGAAATCGAGgtcctcctccctctcccaaagctttctgaaaatcaCCACACCTTAAGGATTCCTGTGCTTGGACTCCATGAATGTTATTACCGGGGTGCACTCCTTTAGGTATGTCCATAACCATGCCCGGGTCCGACACCGGCACGGGAGGATCGGAGCATCCCGGGGCCGAGCACGGGAGGGGAATTGGAGCATCCCGGGGCCGAGCACGGGAGGGGAATTGGAGCATCCCGGGGCTGAGCACGGCAGGGGAATTGGAGCATCCCGGGGCCGAGCACGGGAGGGGAATTGGAGCATCCCGGGGCCGAGCACGGCAGGGGAATTGGAGCATCCCGGGGCTGAGCACGGCAGGGGAATTGGAGCATCCCGGGGCTGAGCACGGCAGGGGAATTGGAGCATCCCGGGGCCGAGCACGGGAGGGGAATTGGAGCATCCCGGGGCCGAGCACGGGAGGGGAATTGGAGCATCCCGGGGCCGACACCAGCACGGGGGGATCGAAGCATCCCGGGGCCGAGCACAGGAGGGGAATTGGAGCATCCCCGGGTCCGACACCGGCACGGGAGGATCGGAGCGTTCCCGGTTCTCGGCGGGCGGATCCCGCGGGCTGGAGCCgcccccggggccgggctggaGCCACCTCtgtgcggggccgggctggagcctcccccgggccgggctggagccgccccgctccggccccgccgctccggccccgcgatgccgccgcgctccgcccgccTGGCGCGGCTGTCGCGCTCCGTCACCTTCAGCGCCTGCCACCGCCTGCACAGGTGAGCGGCCCCGCACAGGTGAGCGGCCCCGCACAGGGGAGAGGCCCCTCGCTGCCGGGAGGAGGCTCCGatccctccctgtccttcccGGTTCTCCCTGGCTCAGCCCCTTCCCGCAGCCATCCATCAGTGCCCGGCTGCAGTTCCGTGTTTCAACAGAGCCGATGGCGCTTTCGGTTTCTAAACATCGCCCTGTGCCCCCCCGATCTGCTGCTTTTGCCCCCGAAAATGATACGTTCCTAAAGAGTGTCTTGACCTGAAACTCAAAGGAGGTTTTTAGGCttggtctcttctctcaggcTACGAgcgataggacaaggggaaacggcctcaggctgtgccaggggagggtcaggttggacatcagcaggaatttgtcCATGGAGGAGTGGTCAGGctttggaaggggctgcccagggagtgcccatccctggaggtgcccaaggaacTCCTGGACGTGGcgctcagtgctctgggctggggacgaggtggggatcagtcacaggtcctggagttcttttccaacctccgtgatcctgggattctgtgatattcCCAAAATGTGCCTTGACTTAAAACACTCGGAACAGGCACTTGGATTGCTTCAAAGGGAAGATTCAGAGGGAATTCCTTTGTACTTCTTGGAGAGGCTCCCTAAGCTTTGTTAATTAATAATAAACCCGAATGTGCAGCTTGCTCCAGGCCTAAGTGATTTTGGGCCCAGATGTTGAACATTTATCCAGCTGTGGTGTCAGGCAGATGCTCTGAAACAGACACAAAACCACGGCAAAAAAGATTCACTGTTGTCAACAGCATCTTTTCATGGACCAAACACTCTTCTGTCTCTGTTCGTGCCTCCTGAGCTGGGGGGTTCAGTGTGGGAGAGGGAATAGATGGAGAGCTGGAAAGCAGAGTGAAGTGAGGCTGTGAACATCTGGAGCAGATCCTGCCATGCCGTGTCTGCCTCTCCCACAGCAAATCCCTGAGCGATGAGGAGAACCTGAAGCTGTTCGGGAAGTGCAACAACCCCAATGGCCACGGACACAACTACAAAGGTAGGGAGGTGACTTCCATCCTTGCTCGTGGAGTGGTGCTGCTCTCAGGGTGGGGATAACCCCCAGGAGGGCTGGGCCACTTGTTCTCAGCAGCCTGATACAGCTTCAGtggctgggtttgtgtttttattaagaatttgaaggaaatttCAGCAGCAGGGGGTTGGACCACAGCATATTCAGTTGAAtagataataaatatttatcttcaaaTTCCACTTCTTGAATCAAATCTGCTTGTTTACACTCTGCAGCATCATTGTGATTTGAATGGAGATTTCTCTAAGCAAAAGGCATGCAAATTAAACAGCCTGTAAACattatttgaatgtttttttcaCAAGTTCTCCTATTTCTACACTCTGGGCACGCAGAATTAGATCTCTCCAGTTCCTGGAGtggctccctgtgctgctggcactcTGCTAAGGAGCTGCTTTATCAGGGAAGACAGGCTTATCTCCACCTACCTGGGCCATCAGACCTTGGGCAAGGGCTTTTGTGACTCTGAGTCGTTGTTTTTATGGAGCATCCCCTCATTTTATAAAAACAGTCCCACTCCTGAGTGCATCCCGTGGGTGGGCAGGGAATGGGCTGTgtgtcctcagcagcagcagatttggTTTTGGGTTCCTGGACATCACAGTGAcctgatcttttctttttttcagttatagTCACAGTGCGTGGAGAGGTGAGTGCAACCAGcgagtttttttctgttcctcaaTGTGGATTTGCAGTTTAATGCTGTTTCCCTGCTTTCATCATCATGCTTGAAGGCTCCTCCAGGGAGTTGTTCTCACCTGGTATCAGCTTTCAGGAGAGAGTGGAACCTCTGGGATGGTTTCCAGGCTGTATCAAGCCCTTGGAACATCACAGGAGTGGAGCTGGAACTCTCTGACAGTGGAAAGATATTTTCCTTGTGGCTCAGATGACCTGAGCACAGATATTCCCCTCTGATTTGTGTTGCCACCTTGTGCTTCCCCTGCAGATTGACCCGGTCTCGGGGATGGTGATGAACCTGACAGACCTGAAGGAATACATGCAGGTAAAAATAGCCCAGTTTTCCTTCTAATCCCCTGGGAGAACTGATCAGAGCTCAGCAGTTTGTCTGGTAGCAGCACGGAGATGTGGTGAGGTGATGATGGCAggacataaaaaagaaattaaggaatAATTGCAGACTAAAATGCTTCAGCTCTGTTACATGAGGCAGTACCACGTCTCCAGCTGGGAATTTCACAGCTGGATTTAGggctctttcccttttttcccaccctgctgcctggctgtgtgTGGTTATCTGAACCTCaggccaggcagggacagggttGTCACCGTCCCCTCTTGGCAGGAGGCGATCATGGAGCCGCTCGACCACAAGAACCTGGACAAGGATGTGCCCTACTTCTCTGAGGTGGTGAGGTGAGCGATGGGGGCTCCTGGAGGGACTGGAACGGTTTTCAGGGCCTGATCCTACCAGGGAACGAGCAGCCTTTACCTGTGGGCTGACCACACCTGTGTCCAGCCCTGCCGCCCCTTGTCCCCTGATCAGCCTGGACACACAGGACCTGTCCGTTCCGCCCCATTTCACCCAGATCTGCTGGCGTGGCACAAACCCCGCTTAATTCAGGTGTCATCAGCTGCCCTTCAGCAtccccccagcccttcctgagTGCAGCTCCCTCAAATACTGGTGTCGTTTCTGCCATTTCAGCCAGCTCTGACCCGGCTGCTGTTCCCCCCCCAGCACCACAGAGAACGTCGCCGTGTTCATCTGGGACAACCTCCAGAagctcctgccccagggaaTCCTTTACAAAGTGGAAGTGCACGAGACAGAGCAGAACGTCGTCGTTTACAAGGGAGAACAAACAATTGTGAAGTGAAATCAGCCTCGGTTCATGCTCAGGGGAAAGGCTCCATGATCAGCTCAGTGGTTTAGCCCAGCCCCGCTCGGCATTTCCTGCCCCAGCGCTGGGTTCTGTGTCAGGTCAGGACCAGTGCAGATGTTTCACAAGACCCTTGCAGCAATGTGTCCATTGGGGTTCTCAGAATGGGTtggtttctctgcttttcctcaagACCTTCCTGTTTTGCAAAGCCGAGCCACTGAGCTGATGTGAAATTTAGAATTGGGCCCTGGTAAATAGAGGTGAtttggagagaggaggaggccTGGCAAAATCACAAAAGGTTTTGATTTCTAATTAAACATTGAATTAATTTATGATATTTAATAATGTGAGCTTTGGTGTTGTTTTGCTTCTTGATCAAGCAGAGAAGCATTTTTTGAGAGTGAGAACtacactgtctttttttctgcttattatCTGTTTATTTCTTGTGCTGCAGGCACGTCTCTTCCTGTGGCCAGCAGATCTTTCTCTGTGCGTGGAACTGGTGCAGTGggcaataaaaaaacccacttttgctccaaactggagagccaaagGGAGCAGGGTGTTGGTGAGAATGGAAAACTGAGGAAACTGAATGACACAGGGAATGTCACAGCCCCAGTGGGGACAGAGCCCTGGGGAGGGAGTGCAAGAATAAACCCTTAAATCAACCCCAAAATTCAGTGGAGGTTGTTTTAGCAGGATGAGGCTGTGAGAGGAGTTTAAATGGGCACTACCCTAATTGTCCTGGATattcctggagctggaggcacGCTGTGaaagctgaggaaaagcagtgagGGAATGGTTATTGGACAATTCCTGACCATCAAGTCCTGGTGTCTGTCCAGAGGCAGAagtggctgtgctgtgtgtgattCCCTTTGTCACATGAGCAATGTCCTGAGGAGTAATTAGCAATGGCCATCAAGAATAACTTAATGCACATAACTTAAAAAGGAAGTGATAAGCAGGGCAGTAATTCCCTTGCTTGACAAGGAAATGGGGTGTTTGAATAATGGGAGCAAACAGCCTCATTTAGGGAGGTTTAATGAAGCTTGCGTAATTGTTAACCGTGgcctctctgctccaggctgagggTAAAgtgtcctcctgcagccaccccTTCTGCTGGGAAGTGGGGTTTACACTGCCAAAAAATACCTGTGATGGCttcaaaactgcttttgaatTTAAAACGGGGACTGCTTTGCCTGAGGACACTtctgtgccaccccctgccctgaCTCAGCTTCGCTCAAACTCCCTGGGAGAGCTTCAAAAAGGGAAGAGTGAGGAAAGCGAGGGGTATTCCAACCTTCCCAAAACCTCTGCCGTGGCAGCTCCAGCTTTGGggattgttttccttcctaagGCTGGTGCTTTGGGGAATATTTGGCTGCAGGTTCCTTGCAGTGTCACCCAGGCAGAGAGTGCTCAGTGCCTCAGATAAAAATGCTGACACATTTGCCCTTTTCCCCcactttttccctcctcagaTGTGGAAccagtcattttttttttcagcgTGGGCTCTGTCCGGGGAggttctgcagctcctctggcccctcctgctgctctgtggctgtgtCACTGCTAAAATGAGGTAAAATCGTGCTGGTGATTCACAGAGCATTCGGTGTCTTCAGTGAGTCATGGCCACTCAAACACATCATGTGGTGTCTTTATCAGAGCAGGAATTCATTCGGCTGTTGGCAAAAGCCAAGCAAACAAATGGCTACAAGTGTACAGCACAGCCCACTGCTTTTATTGGCACGGAGGCAGAAAAAGCAGCCCAAACTCCCGTGAatttctgcagctcagcagccccGACAAAGCCCCACCACAGCCTGAGTGTTTGTATTTATTGCTGTGTGCACCTTGGGGATTTATCTGTGTCAATTATTCGGATCTCTTGGGTTTAAATATCTGCAGCTCAGGGGAAATGGGAATAAACTGGCTGGCTGGGCAGTGGTTTGGGTGGAAGGGGCTGGAAACACCAGAGCTGGAGTTGAAACTGGAATTACAGTGGGGTCTGGATCATTGCAGGGGGGTGTGAGCTCTGGGGATTCTCTGTGGGAAGCACCTCCAAATTCCCAgatgagggagggaggggtgtATAGGGAGAGAATGCACTCCCAGAATTAAACATTAAGCTCGGAGTTACTGAGTGATGAAATGCTTTGAAGGAGAACTGTTGAGGTGACAGTGGGGGCCAGGACAGCCCTGAAAGGTCACAGCTGATGCCAGCAGAGGCTGTAGGAACAAGACTTCCAGCTTTAGAGCATATAAATGTGAATAGCAGGGGAATAATGACAGGAAATGGGCTCAGTTGTGTTCCGTGGGACTGAGAGGAAaagccagctctgccttcctgtCACACGATAAGATAAAACCAGGTTTtgtgggagagcagcagtgccagggcagggactgggtgagcagggaggctgtgcACGAAGCTGGTTGAGTTTAATACCTGTGGGACCATCTGGTTCTGTCAAGGAAAAACGAAGTTTgaagctgttttccttttgattaaTTCTTGGTTCAGGGAGCTTTTTCTCGTTCTGCCCCACCGGAGGAGGAGAAACCTTATTCTCTGTTCTGTGTTTGAAGCACGGTGGCCACGGGAGGAGAGAGggtgcagctctggcaggggaTGCAGTGGGAATTGATGGTTTTCCCCTGACGCCCAGGGTGATGTAGGAGCCcaaaaggagcagcagagacaggaacCCAGCCAAGTGCTGCCACAGCTCAGGGGCTGCTCCTCGGGCTCGTGTTTTACTGCCCATTGTAGCCCCAACAGTGAGGGATTTAATAAATAATCCACCTACTGAGGGACGAGGAGTCGCCACcgggagctgctcctctgagctcACAGATCCAGCTGCATCCCACCATTCCCGACTGGAATTCGCCTCCCTCGCGTGGGTTTATGCGTGAGTGCAGTGCCTGGAGATcagggagggctgcaggggGGTCACAGGACCCCTGCCCGCTTTGGGGCTGAACActggcagtgccctggcagggaatgagaggctggaggaggcaAACGAGGAGCAAAACATTCGGGAAGGTGGCTGtgaacagagctgggagaaggagctgtgcctgccccagaATTCCCAACATTTTCCTAGGTATTCACCGAACATTCCTCATTTTCCAGagacccagagcagcccagggacCCTGGGCTCGTCCcgctggggctgcccagcaaTTCCCACCCTGGCCAAAGCTCATTAGGATGTTTGCTCCGTGTCTGGCGCTAATTGCACCGATTGCCCTGTGCAGTGGGGAGGCCAAGTGGAAACTGAGCAGAAGAAAGTCTAAACAGTGAGGAGAACAACGGGGGCTGGGGGTTCAGGGGCATTTTGTGGCTCTCCCCTTGTCGTTATTTGTACACTGGTTTGGAAAACTCGACGTCTGCTCTTAAAGTGATGTGGAAATTCAGTGACTGTGGCAGAGGATTAAACAGTTCTGCCCCTGGACAAGGCACCTCTGGGCCAAACGGTTCTGCCTCGGGTGTGCAGGTATCTCCTGACTCTCTCTGTtagccctggccctgctgagaGAGGAAACACAGCAATATTTCCGCCAGAAATGCAGCCAAGAAGAGACCCAGGACTAAAACTCCATCTCACTCTGCAGCAGGGGGATGGGAATTAAGCAAATTTAACCCTGATTGTGGTGTTGCCCCCAGAATTTCTCCTGTGACACCCACAGGAAGATGTTTTAGTGAGAAATCGTCTGTAACCCaaagagttggggttgttctgctgatttttttgaGGTGGGATGGTACAATACCAATTGAAACTTCAGGGATTACAGGAAGTCAGTGGAAAGGTAGGAAAAATTTTAAGGGGACTTTATTCAGCTGTAATCACTCTGTTAATGATTAATCAATGTTTTAAGAGCTCAGTACTTCCAGTAAGAGCTTTCTACTCGCTGTTAGCTCAAAATTTCATAGATGTGGCCTGAAGAATTTGGCCTCAGAGCTCATCTAAGGTAGATCCTTAGAGTCCCTCTCTGACTCTGGAGGCAGTTATGCCTGGTTATGTTTGTGAATTAAGTTTTTAGCAGGGAAAATAGACAGGGGTGTCTCGAAATGCTCGTTTTTGCTGCTGAATAAcgtaaaaattaatgaaaacaccACTGATGAGGATCATGGATGGGACAAAACTGCAGGAGCCACCTCTGGATAATCTGGGACACGGGAGGTGCCACAAGgatatttaaatgcaatttcGTATTTATTATCCAAGGCTGTCATCTTAGGAGATAGATGGCTCAACAGCGGGATTGGAATTGAGCAGTAATTTCCAGCACTAATTAGGATTTTATTGTGTGTTGTGCACTGGAGTAGCAGGAGATAAAGCCTGTCCCTACCTCTGCTAATTACCCTGCCTGCTAAACAGACGCCAGTTTTAATGGCTGGGCCctaaaaaattcatttctccGGAATTCTGCAGGAACATTCCATtaatgcagcactgcaggctc from Corvus moneduloides isolate bCorMon1 chromosome 25, bCorMon1.pri, whole genome shotgun sequence encodes:
- the PTS gene encoding 6-pyruvoyl tetrahydrobiopterin synthase, translating into MPPRSARLARLSRSVTFSACHRLHSKSLSDEENLKLFGKCNNPNGHGHNYKVIVTVRGEIDPVSGMVMNLTDLKEYMQEAIMEPLDHKNLDKDVPYFSEVVSTTENVAVFIWDNLQKLLPQGILYKVEVHETEQNVVVYKGEQTIVK